In Lathyrus oleraceus cultivar Zhongwan6 chromosome 2, CAAS_Psat_ZW6_1.0, whole genome shotgun sequence, the DNA window GGTTGGGCTCTCAGAAGGTACCTTATTAATCACCCTATTAATGAATTTGAACCCTTTTTAGAGAGTATAGGGATTAAACAAAGGGATTTGAAGTTACTTTTGCCTAAAGATTTGTTTTTTCTCTGTGGTGATGATAGTGTTTTGGTTGATAATTTTCATGTCTTGTTTAATTACGGGGTTCCAAGGAATAGAATGGGGAAGATATATAAAGAAGCAAGAGAGGTTTTTGGGTATGGGAGTGGTGTTTTGTCCAAGAAATTTGAAAGTTATGAAAGTTTGGGTTTGAGTAAATCATCTCTTGTCCAGCTGTTTGTTTGTTGTCCATTGCTTTTAGTTGGCAACGAGGTTGATTCTCAatttgttgttgttcttgattGGTTGAAGAGAATTGGGATTGAGACCGGATGGTTTGTGAGTTGTATGTGTTCTAAAAGAACATATAGATGGGAAACGATTATTGATAGTATAGAGCTTTTTCATCAAGGGGGATATTCTGAGAAACAAATGTATGATTTGTTTAAAGCGGATCCGAAATTGTTGTTGGGGGGTTTAAGAAAGAAGACATTTTTGGTTATAGGTCGGTTGATTAAGTTGGGTCTTGACGTGAATGAGATTTGTTCTTGTTTTAGAGAGCATCCTGATATGTTGTCAAGTCCGCGAATGGAAAATTTGATGCTTGTGATTGCTTTTTTGTATAATATTAGAATGGAACAAGATGCTATTGCTCATGTTTTGTATAACTACATGCATCTCCTTAGCAGACATTCAATAAAAGGTTATAAAATGATGTCTAATGAGCTGGGAGTTGGAAAAGCTAGTTTATGTCAAATGATACAGGATGATCCATTACAATTTTTTAGTTTGGCTTTAAAACGGAAGCAGAAGAAGAATATAAATGAATTCAGATATGACCCGCAGAAGCATTTGGAGAAAACAAGTTTCTTGCGAAAACTGGGGTATA includes these proteins:
- the LOC127118044 gene encoding transcription termination factor MTEF18, mitochondrial, whose protein sequence is MVTLSLLHNLKLVPLFNPILSHQNPISSISLKPSILRCSNSANVPAQSPSPPIRIRRCTKIEAQRALFAYLHYTRHYTLVHADFIAKNSPRFINSLISRVRVNETDDDFGWALRRYLINHPINEFEPFLESIGIKQRDLKLLLPKDLFFLCGDDSVLVDNFHVLFNYGVPRNRMGKIYKEAREVFGYGSGVLSKKFESYESLGLSKSSLVQLFVCCPLLLVGNEVDSQFVVVLDWLKRIGIETGWFVSCMCSKRTYRWETIIDSIELFHQGGYSEKQMYDLFKADPKLLLGGLRKKTFLVIGRLIKLGLDVNEICSCFREHPDMLSSPRMENLMLVIAFLYNIRMEQDAIAHVLYNYMHLLSRHSIKGYKMMSNELGVGKASLCQMIQDDPLQFFSLALKRKQKKNINEFRYDPQKHLEKTSFLRKLGYTDNSEEMEIAMKKFQGRGDKLPERFDCLVEAGLEYNTVVAMVKQVPSILNVRKTALQKKIDFLKNTLGYPIECLVGYPTYLFRDLDTIYARFAMYEWLKKRNAIDRELCLSTIVSTPEKQFVELFVKAHREGPTAWQTINSLSNKFKN